The Terriglobia bacterium genome window below encodes:
- a CDS encoding DUF2934 domain-containing protein: MKTFPNPPSSTKTRNSSIEPTAELQERIRERAYELYEQHGREDGHDCDDWLQAESEITGKRMKTVAA; this comes from the coding sequence ATGAAGACTTTCCCCAATCCACCATCCTCCACCAAAACTCGAAACTCATCGATTGAACCTACGGCGGAGCTGCAAGAGAGAATCCGTGAACGTGCATACGAACTCTACGAACAACATGGACGAGAAGACGGGCATGATTGCGACGACTGGCTACAAGCTGAGTCAGAAATCACCGGAAAGCGAATGAAGACGGTCGCTGCTTAG